The following coding sequences are from one Mytilus trossulus isolate FHL-02 chromosome 8, PNRI_Mtr1.1.1.hap1, whole genome shotgun sequence window:
- the LOC134680716 gene encoding uncharacterized protein LOC134680716: MIKAGSSGKVYSAHPHGGLTVPEVIEKLWLLADLDNSNCLSLTEFQAEFITSFDHDHSGSVAEHEFVHQWQHNYKEHHQIVVHIFQHFDMDKDGVLSSTDLNDLFHRLDNNVNHCLEHNEYAALMSYLYGTAPLPELTP, from the exons ATGATAAAAGCAGGAAGCAGTGGAAAGGTTTATAG CGCCCATCCACATGGTGGGTTAACGGTTCCAGAAGTTATTGAGAAACTATGGCTACTAGCAGATCTAGACAACAGCAATTGTTTGTCACTGACTGAATTTCAGGCAGAATTTATCACTTCATTCGACCATGATC ATTCTGGATCTGTAGCAGAACACGAATTTGTTCACCAATGGCAACATAACTATAAGGAGCACCACCAGATTGTTGTTCACATCTTCCAACATTTTGACATGGATAAAGACGGTGTATTGTCTAGTACCGACCTAAATGACCTCTTCCATCGCCTGGACAACAATg TGAATCACTGTTTGGAACACAACGAATATGCTGCATTAATGTCATAT TTGTACGGTACTGCACCATTGCCAGAATTGACACCATAG
- the LOC134680717 gene encoding venom protein 164-like yields the protein MQFVLQLCVLLLCLGCILGTAAPRNCNLQADCHNNECCLSNNPPRGKRANSYGHCVPLGHHGASCYVGYGSASTPPDAVTYACPCQSPLKCIGKQLIEVPLGEIGTCG from the exons ATGCAGTTCGTTCTACAGTTGTGCGTTCTTTTATTGTGTTTAGGG tGTATCTTAGGTACAGCTGCACCGAGAAACTGTAATTTACAAGCAGACTGTCATAACAATGAATGTTGTTTAAGCAATAATCCTCCACGAGGAAAACGAGCAAACAGCTATGGACATTGTGTACCATTAGGACATCACGGTGCTT CATGTTATGTAGGATACGGATCAGCCTCCACTCCCCCTGATGCAGTAACATATGCATGCCCATGTCAAAGTCCATTAAAATGTATTGGAAAACAGTTGATTGAAGTTCCACTCGGTGAAATTG gaaCATGTGGTTAA